The Xanthomonas sp. DAR 80977 nucleotide sequence GGTCATGCTCGCCGCCTCGGCCGCGCGCAGCACCGAGCGGTGCTCGTGCAGCTGCAGCAGCAACAACAGATGCCGGGTCTTCAGGCGCGCGGCGTTGAACCAGGGATTGGCGGTAGCGGTCATGAGCGGAAAGCGTCCTGAGCAAGAAGATGCGTATTCACCACCGGAATAGCATATGTCTAAAATTTCATTTGCCGAGCATATCTTCACGCGCGCAGGCTATCGACCAGTCGCGGCTCCGGCCGCGACGCCGTCCCACCGCCACACCCGCCTCGTGAAGGCGCCGGCGCGCCGCGCCAGCGTCGATGAGCAGGACGATCCGCCGACGCACCGCTCGCTGGCGCCCGCCCGCTCGTCGCCAACGTGACGGCCGCTCACCCGCGCGCCCCCTGCGGCCGCGCGATGACGACGTCGCGGTGGACGCCTTTCGCTCCACGCCCGTTGCCAGGTAAGCCGATGTCCGCCGTCTCCCCGTTCCAGTTCCCCCTGATCGCGATCCTGCGCGGCCTCACCCCCGACGACGCGCTGGACCATGTCGGCGCGCTGGCCGAGGCCGGCTACGACGCGATCGAGATCCCGCTCAACTCGCCGCGCTGGGCCGACAGCATCGGCGCGGCGGCGCAGGCGTTCGGCCAGCGCTGCTGGATCGGCGGCGGCACGGTGCTGAAGATCGCCGACGTCGACACCCTGGCCGACCTCGGCGCGCGCTTCATCGTCACCCCCAACACGCGCCCGCCGGTGATCCGCCACGCGGTCGCGCGCGGCCTGCAGGTAGTGGCCGGCTTCGCCACCGCCACCGAGGCCTTCGACGCGCTCGACGCCGGCGCGCAGATGCTCAAGCTGTTCCCCGCCGCCACCTACGGCCCCGGCCACCTGCGCGCGCTGCGCGCGGTGCTGCCGGCGACGGTTCCGCTGTTCGTGGTCGGCGGCGTCAGCACCGACACCCTGCGCGACTACCTCGCCGCCGGCGCGATCGGCGCCGGCATCGGCGGCGAACTGTACCGGCCCGGCCAGGCACTCGCGCAGACCCGGGCGCAGGCCGCCGCCTTCCGCCAAGCCTACCTGGACCACGCATGAAGATCGTTCGCCTCACCACCTACCACGCCGCGCCGCGCTGGCTGTTCCTGAAGATCGAGACCGACGAAGGCATCACCGGCTGGGGCGAACCGGTGATCGAAGGCCGCGCGCGCAGCGTCGACGCCGCGGTGCACGAACTCAGCAGCTACCTGATCGGCAAGGATCCGGCGCGGATCAACGACATCTGGCAACTGCTGTACCGCAGCGGCTTCTACCGCGGCGGGCCGATCCTGATGAGCGCCATCGCCGGCA carries:
- a CDS encoding 2-dehydro-3-deoxy-6-phosphogalactonate aldolase — protein: MSAVSPFQFPLIAILRGLTPDDALDHVGALAEAGYDAIEIPLNSPRWADSIGAAAQAFGQRCWIGGGTVLKIADVDTLADLGARFIVTPNTRPPVIRHAVARGLQVVAGFATATEAFDALDAGAQMLKLFPAATYGPGHLRALRAVLPATVPLFVVGGVSTDTLRDYLAAGAIGAGIGGELYRPGQALAQTRAQAAAFRQAYLDHA